The genomic segment TCCACCACCAGCGGTTCGTCGGGCAACCGCTCGTCGACCGGCGGCAACTCGCCCGCCTCCACCCGTTCGCGCAACATGGGCGCCTCCTGGTAGCGGCTGGTGGTCGCCTCGCTGGCGGCTCCGCGCTGGCACGCGGAGGCGGACACGGTCAACACTGCCGCGGTCATGGCGCAGGCGAGCAGCTTGCGCGGGTCGCGTCGGATGGCGGCGGTCACGCCACAATGCTACCGCCGGCGATGCGAACTGTCACCCACGCAGCCGCGCGCAGCCGGCGTCGTGGAACCCGGCGTGTTCCCGGCAGCGGCCGGCCGCGCTGCAGCGCCGCTCGATTGCAGCCGCTGTTTCGCCTCCGGCTGCCGGGTACGGCATAATGGCGACACGTATCGATTGCCGCCCGGCAGCGCGCGCCCGGTCGTGCCGGCCGAACCGGTGGTTCCGCCGCATCAGCGCCGCCCTGGCCGTCGTCGCGGCGGCGCTGGCCTGCGGTTGCGCATCGAACGATCTGACCCGTGAGCAGTTCGCGGACGAGTACTACAACCTCGGCACCGGCTTCCTGGAGTCGGGAGACTTCGAGCGCGCCGTTCGCTACCTGGAACGCGCCGTGGCGCTGCGGCCCGCCGCCGCCGATGCGCGCTTCAACCTGGCCGCCGCGCTCCTGGAGTCCGGCGACTCCGCGGCCGCAAGCGGCCACCTGGAGCGGTTGCTGGCGGCCAGCCCGGACAACGTGCGGGTGCTTGAACTGCAGGCGGAGAGTCACCGGCGCGGCGGGCGCTGGGGAGATGCGCTGGCGACGTACGTCCGGCTGCTGGAGGTGCAGCCGCGCCATTCGTCGGCGCGCTTCAACCGGGCGATTCTGCTGTGGACGCTCGGCGACAAGCCGGCGGCGGCGATCCAGT from the Spirochaetaceae bacterium genome contains:
- a CDS encoding tetratricopeptide repeat protein encodes the protein MATRIDCRPAARARSCRPNRWFRRISAALAVVAAALACGCASNDLTREQFADEYYNLGTGFLESGDFERAVRYLERAVALRPAAADARFNLAAALLESGDSAAASGHLERLLAASPDNVRVLELQAESHRRGGRWGDALATYVRLLEVQPRHSSARFNRAILLWTLGDKPAAAIQLRALLAEYPDDQDARLHLGLLIADAGDAVVGAPAEASGLLRQYLEEHPDAADALLALARVERIQGRYDAALELYADAEQRLQEDDPYRGEAAFERAVILLTAVEDPIAGLEALRTALQRGFRDEERLADLLSRDDLLYRPMVLNLLARHGAPDE